The Methanoculleus marisnigri JR1 genome window below encodes:
- a CDS encoding winged helix-turn-helix domain-containing protein, protein MEEVTLDRGDIAALSSDVRVAILKALDIRPMAMSELADGLGLAKSTVHEHLAVLADADLVAHENARKWRDYTLTEKGRRILHPGRDHRIIFLLGTSLVAMTAGVLCVTSYLRGFVVQGGSVVREPLLLYAGEALLGVTFVLWYIALRCRRRTAPIPA, encoded by the coding sequence ATGGAAGAAGTCACGCTCGACCGGGGCGATATCGCTGCACTATCCTCCGACGTCCGGGTCGCTATCCTCAAAGCGCTCGATATCCGGCCCATGGCGATGAGCGAGCTCGCCGACGGGCTCGGTCTTGCAAAGTCGACTGTCCACGAACACCTTGCCGTTCTGGCCGATGCGGATCTCGTGGCCCACGAGAACGCCCGGAAATGGCGGGACTACACCCTGACGGAGAAGGGGCGGCGGATCCTTCATCCCGGGAGAGACCACCGGATCATCTTCCTCCTCGGCACATCCCTGGTTGCCATGACTGCCGGGGTGCTCTGCGTGACCTCGTATCTCCGCGGTTTTGTCGTCCAGGGGGGGAGCGTCGTCAGGGAACCCCTCCTCCTCTACGCGGGCGAGGCGCTCCTCGGCGTGACATTTGTGCTCTGGTACATCGCGTTGCGGTGCCGGCGGAGAACCGCCCCTATACCGGCGTAG
- a CDS encoding PepSY domain-containing protein — translation MKRIYIVAMLCLVVAVSIVSATDANAPIGVDTAKEKAQDFLNAPDATVQYQKTERLNLGEYYVFGTGDGQVYANARTGVIERATFDSARKDCRDVRLDRAAAEVTARAYAEEKYSGFAKKSMQLTRSDLVSHGDAGSEYSYIWREEISGVLTPNTVVVNLNPSTGEIVSYIGIQREIKCSLEPKLSRDEALKIVAGQFPGIRVTGATADLSVEYTRPDVQTLTWVITMSGEPEDHVLQGGLVVIDAQTGEVLMVSPYL, via the coding sequence ATGAAACGGATATACATTGTTGCAATGCTATGCCTCGTCGTCGCGGTCTCGATCGTGTCGGCAACTGATGCCAACGCCCCGATCGGGGTGGATACCGCAAAAGAAAAAGCACAGGACTTTCTTAACGCACCCGACGCAACCGTCCAGTACCAGAAGACTGAACGCCTGAATCTGGGAGAGTACTATGTCTTTGGTACCGGAGACGGACAGGTTTACGCCAACGCCCGGACCGGGGTGATCGAACGTGCCACGTTCGACTCCGCACGGAAGGATTGCCGCGATGTCCGGCTGGATCGGGCCGCAGCCGAAGTAACGGCAAGGGCCTACGCCGAAGAGAAGTACAGCGGCTTTGCGAAGAAGAGTATGCAGCTTACCAGATCGGACCTGGTTTCTCACGGTGATGCGGGCAGCGAGTACTCGTACATCTGGCGAGAAGAGATCAGCGGTGTCCTCACGCCGAACACGGTCGTCGTGAACCTTAACCCGAGCACCGGCGAGATCGTCTCGTACATCGGGATCCAGCGGGAGATCAAATGTTCGCTTGAGCCAAAACTTTCCCGGGACGAGGCGCTGAAGATCGTAGCCGGGCAGTTCCCGGGAATCCGGGTGACCGGTGCAACGGCCGACCTCTCCGTCGAGTACACCCGACCGGACGTACAGACGCTGACATGGGTGATCACGATGAGTGGCGAGCCGGAGGACCACGTTCTCCAGGGAGGGCTTGTCGTTATCGACGCACAGACCGGAGAAGTGCTGATGGTGAGTCCATACCTCTAA
- a CDS encoding phospholipase C/P1 nuclease family protein, with amino-acid sequence MNELRRIGRISILLGVLLCVALISTASAGEVTLERSFLQDEAALDHYAHLSPDEQTIVLKALEETYSESKFEETTAELKKIWDGTSALEETEKRELLASVIASVFTYYCPDTSRQISPMWGGAIGENPDGVHNALAGIAGQKRGWGYSQTKILDANSRDPDTWGLEQMVEHYLDGAPFFSNAPDKCSYYANEARTQMRSNPYSESAWRCLSWSMHYMSDLSMPWHTQGVADPAQLATHTLYEGYVQEKFTDPEYGFKAALVSAPNTWVVISDPASSARSLASYSSARYSGLQLKIVTIPFGWGEDDWVKSTTKDLLKEGLKYNMGLVEYATH; translated from the coding sequence ATGAATGAACTACGCAGGATTGGAAGAATATCCATCCTCTTGGGAGTGCTGCTTTGTGTAGCACTTATATCGACAGCGAGCGCAGGGGAGGTTACTCTTGAGCGTTCATTTCTGCAAGATGAGGCGGCGCTTGATCATTACGCGCACCTATCCCCCGATGAGCAAACGATAGTGCTCAAAGCGTTAGAGGAGACATACTCAGAGAGCAAATTTGAGGAGACCACCGCAGAACTGAAGAAGATCTGGGATGGAACGTCAGCGCTGGAAGAGACAGAAAAGCGGGAACTACTGGCATCGGTAATCGCCAGTGTGTTTACCTACTATTGTCCGGACACTTCTCGTCAGATAAGCCCCATGTGGGGTGGTGCAATTGGTGAGAATCCTGACGGGGTTCACAATGCCCTTGCTGGGATTGCCGGGCAAAAGAGGGGCTGGGGATATTCACAGACAAAAATATTGGATGCAAACTCGAGAGACCCAGATACCTGGGGTCTTGAGCAGATGGTCGAGCACTATCTGGACGGTGCCCCATTCTTCAGCAACGCCCCGGATAAATGCAGTTATTACGCAAATGAAGCGAGGACCCAGATGAGGTCGAACCCCTATAGTGAGTCTGCCTGGCGGTGCCTATCCTGGTCGATGCATTATATGAGCGATCTGTCCATGCCGTGGCATACTCAGGGTGTAGCCGATCCGGCACAGCTGGCGACGCATACCCTTTATGAGGGATACGTGCAGGAAAAGTTCACCGATCCTGAGTATGGGTTTAAAGCGGCTCTTGTGTCGGCCCCTAATACCTGGGTCGTAATATCTGACCCCGCTTCGAGTGCGCGATCTCTAGCATCCTACTCTTCAGCAAGGTATTCTGGACTTCAATTGAAGATTGTGACTATTCCTTTTGGGTGGGGAGAAGATGACTGGGTCAAGTCGACAACCAAAGATCTCTTGAAAGAGGGTCTCAAGTATAACATGGGTCTCGTCGAGTACGCGACACACTAA
- a CDS encoding META domain-containing protein — protein sequence MRKNSRRAVRVALAGLLVFVVCLGVLVFTHSAGARDDTRLPPDGNPSLLANDNQSPLSGRSWHLTSYWTEEGEVPVIEKTDPIIAFTDAGRVSGTSGCNIFFGGHDLSGSTLRIHDIESTKMTSTPEVLDQEKVFFTLLQKTRAYTIDGDCLRLFDASGREILSFTSQTQPLQGKAWYLWSPRNDTGGAVQDPGTDQISLQFLGESQFRGTAAGTDYCGTYEASGDTIRFGPAEGWVELPEWYSSLLKQAHGYRIIGAQLDIMNENGHSIMSFTRMPPSLVSVDWYLQQHRAADGPGLLTPEGTYDLILFMPDGMITGIIHGIQLFAQYDADDSSISFGPVAMLIAEDDDPGKASESREMIESMFGEARTYWVWNGTLELSSGDGKPLVTMANTPAL from the coding sequence ATGCGAAAGAACTCCCGGCGGGCCGTGAGGGTCGCTCTCGCCGGACTGCTCGTATTCGTCGTCTGCCTGGGAGTTCTCGTTTTCACGCACTCTGCAGGGGCCCGGGACGATACTCGATTGCCGCCGGACGGAAACCCATCGTTGCTGGCGAATGATAATCAATCCCCGCTATCCGGGCGGTCATGGCATCTTACCTCCTATTGGACGGAGGAAGGAGAGGTCCCCGTCATCGAGAAAACGGACCCAATCATCGCGTTCACCGACGCCGGGCGGGTCAGCGGCACCTCCGGGTGCAACATCTTCTTCGGCGGCCATGACCTCTCCGGCAGCACGCTCAGGATCCACGACATAGAATCGACAAAGATGACCTCGACCCCTGAGGTGCTCGACCAAGAGAAAGTGTTCTTCACACTGCTCCAGAAAACGAGAGCCTACACAATAGACGGAGACTGCCTCCGGTTGTTCGATGCATCCGGAAGGGAGATCCTCTCCTTCACCAGTCAGACACAACCGCTCCAAGGAAAAGCGTGGTATCTTTGGTCCCCGCGGAACGATACGGGAGGGGCCGTTCAGGACCCCGGTACCGACCAGATTTCATTGCAGTTTCTGGGTGAAAGCCAGTTCCGGGGGACCGCCGCGGGCACCGATTACTGCGGGACATATGAAGCGTCCGGGGATACCATTCGGTTCGGGCCGGCGGAGGGATGGGTCGAACTGCCCGAATGGTACTCCTCGCTCCTGAAACAGGCGCACGGTTACCGGATAATCGGGGCTCAACTCGACATCATGAACGAGAACGGTCACTCCATCATGTCGTTTACCCGGATGCCCCCTTCACTGGTCTCGGTCGATTGGTATCTGCAACAGCACCGGGCGGCGGATGGACCCGGCCTCCTGACACCGGAGGGGACGTACGACCTGATACTGTTTATGCCGGACGGTATGATCACCGGAATCATCCACGGAATTCAGTTATTTGCGCAGTACGATGCAGACGACTCATCGATATCATTCGGCCCCGTCGCCATGCTTATTGCGGAAGATGATGATCCCGGAAAGGCGAGCGAATCACGGGAGATGATCGAGTCGATGTTCGGAGAAGCGAGAACGTATTGGGTCTGGAACGGCACGCTGGAACTCTCTTCCGGTGACGGGAAACCCCTGGTGACGATGGCGAACACGCCTGCGCTATAA
- a CDS encoding zinc metalloprotease, producing MKGKTGLRAFSMLLAVMLVSVVLVPVVSASASNSGGEQMSNRSVSEKALVHFGDLTEMRIVDERAVNVKIPFSIKNYDLVVFDLPKIREYLLHGDQLTVYLEGQPYTMDLQETTIDTEAIAKGIHSFTGSLAGVEDSQVLLTVGNKVLLGRIVIDYTEYFIESTSMQDSKSSSAFLQYVYSSKDIVPEGDTIPIDSHLLSTHAIDEKAYALKKMLEEQADPRATVTVRVLVATDSKWMTDEPDWQDTAAAIIQYCNYDFNTLGVNIVPIYDTSKAQQLSSDPQIINSSLSTFKKYFPESYLNSKSADLGLYLGGYDSIEFEGVGSSGGYDFPSLCRYAWAQMADDPSTYDAVLKDRAVVTMHELGHAFDAAHEYAPNQTETYNRAYQFYEHNRYYQTVMWGCFMKTAWLQFSATDGFYGDANHDNSRRITETKGVVASYC from the coding sequence ATGAAAGGAAAAACTGGACTGCGGGCATTCTCCATGCTCCTGGCGGTAATGCTGGTGAGCGTGGTTTTGGTGCCGGTAGTGAGTGCTTCAGCCTCCAATAGTGGAGGTGAACAGATGTCTAACAGATCCGTTAGCGAGAAGGCTCTTGTCCACTTTGGGGATCTGACAGAGATGAGAATTGTTGATGAAAGAGCGGTCAACGTGAAAATTCCCTTTTCGATAAAGAACTACGATTTAGTAGTCTTTGACCTGCCAAAAATCCGGGAATATCTGCTTCATGGTGATCAACTAACAGTGTACCTAGAAGGGCAGCCTTACACGATGGATCTACAGGAGACGACGATTGATACAGAAGCTATTGCTAAAGGGATCCATTCCTTCACCGGCAGTCTCGCTGGTGTTGAAGATAGCCAAGTGCTTCTTACGGTTGGTAACAAAGTTCTGCTGGGCAGAATTGTTATTGATTACACCGAATATTTCATCGAAAGCACCTCGATGCAAGATTCGAAATCGTCAAGTGCGTTCTTACAATATGTGTACTCATCAAAGGATATTGTTCCCGAAGGCGACACGATCCCCATCGACTCCCATCTTCTTTCAACTCATGCAATCGACGAAAAAGCATATGCGCTGAAGAAAATGCTTGAAGAACAGGCTGATCCGCGTGCAACTGTCACTGTGAGAGTTCTTGTTGCTACCGATAGCAAATGGATGACAGACGAGCCTGATTGGCAGGATACAGCGGCAGCCATCATCCAGTATTGCAATTATGACTTTAACACCCTCGGAGTGAACATCGTGCCCATATATGATACTTCGAAGGCACAGCAGCTCTCCAGCGATCCGCAGATTATCAACTCTTCACTCTCAACATTCAAAAAATATTTCCCCGAATCATACCTAAATTCGAAATCCGCGGATCTCGGCTTGTATTTGGGCGGTTATGACTCCATCGAATTTGAAGGAGTTGGATCCTCAGGGGGCTACGACTTCCCCAGCCTTTGCAGATATGCATGGGCGCAGATGGCAGACGATCCCTCTACCTATGACGCTGTGCTCAAAGACAGAGCGGTTGTAACCATGCATGAATTGGGACATGCTTTTGATGCGGCCCATGAATATGCACCCAACCAAACAGAGACCTATAACAGAGCTTACCAATTTTACGAACATAACAGGTACTATCAGACCGTTATGTGGGGGTGTTTCATGAAAACGGCCTGGCTGCAATTTTCGGCAACCGATGGCTTTTATGGCGATGCCAACCATGATAACTCGCGGAGAATTACTGAAACGAAGGGTGTTGTCGCATCCTATTGTTAA
- a CDS encoding winged helix-turn-helix domain-containing protein, translating into MEEIALDRDDITALSSDVRVMILKALDSRPMTVSELADRLGLAKSTVHQHLAVLASADLVAHASARKWRDYTLTEKGRRILHPGRDHRITIILGTSLVAVTAGALCVTSFLRGFAVQGGSVVREPLLLYAGEALLGVTVVLWYLAMRCRRRTTPIPA; encoded by the coding sequence ATGGAAGAAATTGCGCTCGATCGGGACGACATCACCGCTCTCTCCTCCGACGTCCGGGTCATGATCCTCAAAGCGCTCGATTCCCGGCCGATGACGGTCAGCGAGCTCGCCGATCGACTCGGTCTTGCAAAGTCGACCGTCCACCAGCACCTTGCCGTTCTCGCCAGCGCGGATCTCGTGGCCCACGCGAGCGCCCGGAAATGGCGGGACTACACCCTGACGGAGAAGGGGCGGCGGATCCTTCATCCCGGGAGGGATCACCGGATCACCATCATCCTCGGCACGTCCCTGGTTGCCGTGACGGCCGGAGCGCTCTGCGTGACATCATTTCTCCGCGGTTTCGCCGTCCAGGGAGGAAGCGTCGTCCGGGAACCCCTCCTCCTCTACGCGGGTGAGGCGCTCCTCGGCGTGACGGTCGTGCTCTGGTACCTTGCGATGCGGTGCCGGCGGAGAACCACCCCTATACCGGCGTAG
- a CDS encoding peptidase M12, whose product MQGIKILLILALLLPAGSAAAPAPSTGGTTNWLDTFDEWVGPRDMSMYNPAIETPQRVPITEEIARQHPGMILLDENVTFPDAGYVVAPGLPSGPTVDVVVTDPVYFSPVPPAGGANLTSLPPLRKYDLVTADPAAFVTDAGSGGPVTLRLPGGEFVLDLEPVPGPVAEGARAFVRNESGTFEVALPSTWRFEGTVAGEPGSSAAFTVGSDVILGTVRCGSTSLVIGQAGTVEVGGEQKIVHVIYDERDVIPKFWPLATDVCVTPSGTGGSPEVTGARVATLVKSLMDAVAFGSCRGGKPDELDPAFGRTGESDPDPGRISLERAKQIASDYIEERDNGQDLALVTARYVVPHAEGLPGEYLIRYSRIIGGVRCLSDGITVTVHPATGCVMSYYKSWTMPEGQVPTDAGAKISESEAGAIVADVMTENGAGGVQILSSEKQWVDLNYPAGLQEPHDIRLAWHVRFTDDYYRSRGVTFPAAVWVDAETGEVFRCLYSLD is encoded by the coding sequence ATGCAGGGAATCAAAATACTCCTGATATTGGCGCTCCTCCTCCCGGCGGGTTCCGCCGCCGCTCCGGCGCCCTCCACCGGGGGAACCACGAACTGGCTCGATACCTTCGACGAGTGGGTCGGGCCCCGGGATATGTCGATGTACAATCCGGCCATTGAAACCCCGCAGAGGGTTCCGATCACTGAGGAGATCGCGCGGCAGCACCCCGGCATGATCCTGCTCGATGAGAACGTGACGTTCCCCGACGCCGGATACGTGGTGGCGCCGGGGCTGCCGTCCGGCCCTACGGTTGACGTGGTCGTGACCGATCCCGTGTACTTCAGCCCGGTTCCGCCGGCCGGCGGGGCGAACCTCACAAGCCTTCCGCCCCTCCGGAAGTACGACCTCGTGACCGCCGACCCGGCGGCGTTCGTCACCGACGCGGGTTCGGGGGGTCCGGTGACGCTCCGCCTCCCCGGCGGGGAGTTCGTGCTCGACCTCGAACCGGTGCCGGGCCCCGTTGCGGAAGGCGCCCGGGCCTTCGTCAGGAACGAGTCGGGCACGTTTGAAGTCGCCCTTCCTTCTACATGGCGTTTTGAGGGAACCGTCGCCGGCGAGCCCGGGAGTTCCGCCGCGTTCACCGTCGGCAGCGACGTGATCCTCGGGACGGTCCGGTGCGGCTCGACGTCGCTCGTCATCGGCCAGGCAGGGACGGTCGAGGTCGGCGGGGAGCAGAAGATCGTGCACGTCATCTACGACGAACGGGACGTCATCCCGAAATTCTGGCCCCTGGCTACCGACGTCTGCGTGACGCCGTCCGGGACCGGGGGTTCTCCGGAAGTTACCGGGGCCCGGGTTGCAACCCTCGTAAAGAGCCTGATGGATGCCGTGGCGTTCGGGTCGTGCCGGGGCGGGAAACCGGACGAGTTGGATCCCGCATTCGGCCGAACCGGAGAAAGTGACCCCGATCCGGGGCGGATCTCGTTAGAGCGAGCAAAGCAGATTGCTTCCGATTACATCGAAGAACGGGATAACGGTCAGGATCTGGCACTGGTAACGGCCCGGTACGTAGTTCCTCATGCGGAGGGGCTCCCCGGAGAGTACCTCATACGCTACTCCCGGATTATCGGCGGGGTGCGCTGTCTCTCGGACGGCATAACCGTCACCGTTCATCCCGCAACCGGATGTGTCATGAGTTACTACAAGTCATGGACGATGCCGGAAGGTCAGGTACCGACCGATGCAGGGGCGAAGATATCGGAATCCGAAGCAGGCGCAATTGTAGCGGACGTTATGACTGAAAACGGTGCCGGAGGGGTCCAGATACTCTCTTCGGAGAAGCAGTGGGTGGACCTGAACTACCCTGCGGGTCTCCAGGAGCCTCACGACATTCGTCTGGCATGGCACGTCCGGTTTACCGACGATTACTATCGGTCGCGAGGGGTGACGTTCCCTGCTGCGGTGTGGGTGGATGCTGAGACGGGGGAGGTTTTCAGGTGTCTTTACAGTCTGGATTAA
- a CDS encoding DUF4367 domain-containing protein: protein MKNILPALLLLCCLLAAAGCTGTEETVPEHAGTLAEAREVFGPDIPEPSYLPEGYAFESAVRSPDGSVTLTYTGTAGDLRVTRLSAADAPCPGPTVAGNEERIVQGNGIQGHLVYENDDRSEGSLWLFRWEWNDAAFCMTGKLPVDEITKVASSIVE from the coding sequence ATGAAGAATATTCTCCCTGCCCTTCTCCTGCTCTGCTGCCTCCTTGCCGCTGCCGGCTGCACCGGCACCGAGGAGACCGTACCGGAACACGCGGGCACGCTTGCCGAGGCCCGCGAGGTCTTCGGCCCCGATATCCCCGAACCGTCCTACCTGCCCGAAGGCTACGCCTTCGAGAGCGCCGTCCGCTCCCCCGACGGCAGTGTCACGCTTACCTACACCGGCACCGCCGGCGACCTCCGGGTAACGAGGCTTTCGGCCGCGGACGCGCCGTGCCCCGGCCCGACGGTCGCCGGGAATGAGGAGCGGATCGTCCAGGGTAACGGCATCCAGGGCCATCTGGTCTACGAGAACGACGACCGTTCGGAGGGCTCTCTCTGGCTGTTCCGGTGGGAGTGGAACGATGCCGCTTTCTGCATGACAGGAAAACTCCCCGTGGACGAGATAACGAAGGTCGCCTCATCGATCGTCGAGTGA
- a CDS encoding ADP-ribosylglycohydrolase family protein: MLDQFKGCLLGAAIGDALGMARESTPPDFQRLHEGYRRAWRGHPNTGLKPGQFTDDTQMMLLVAEMLADDTYSESAYAAALARMYMNEELRFPDGAVDAACRHLLLSSGKPGGVSSDTAGCTGIAVPFGLLYGDPIDVTERVVQACSVTHTHPGAHAGAVTVAMLVHHAVRGRSDALELAEKHAGLEDVALGNKIRDAVRLANEGISLESALSVIGNDVTVYQTVPLAFFLINRIKDVTALLTTAAHVGGNTDTIALICGAYAGAVYGRSALPPDLLEGLEGRDEIESVAARLYERYTAKP, from the coding sequence ATGCTCGATCAGTTCAAGGGCTGCCTCCTCGGGGCCGCCATCGGGGATGCGCTCGGCATGGCGCGGGAGAGCACGCCGCCCGACTTCCAGCGCCTCCACGAAGGATACCGCCGTGCCTGGCGGGGGCACCCGAACACCGGGCTGAAACCCGGGCAGTTCACCGACGATACTCAGATGATGCTCCTTGTGGCGGAGATGCTCGCCGACGACACCTACTCGGAGAGTGCCTACGCTGCCGCCCTTGCCCGGATGTACATGAACGAGGAACTCCGGTTCCCCGACGGTGCCGTGGACGCCGCGTGCCGCCACCTCCTTCTTTCCAGCGGCAAACCGGGCGGCGTCTCCTCCGACACCGCCGGCTGCACCGGGATCGCCGTCCCGTTCGGCCTCCTCTACGGCGACCCCATCGACGTCACCGAACGGGTGGTCCAGGCCTGCAGCGTCACCCACACCCATCCGGGGGCGCATGCGGGAGCGGTCACCGTCGCGATGCTCGTCCACCACGCCGTCCGCGGCCGCTCCGACGCCCTCGAGCTCGCCGAAAAGCATGCCGGCCTCGAAGACGTCGCCCTCGGCAACAAGATCCGCGACGCCGTGCGCCTGGCAAACGAAGGGATCAGCCTCGAGAGCGCGCTCTCGGTGATAGGAAACGACGTCACCGTCTACCAGACCGTTCCGCTCGCATTCTTCCTGATCAACAGGATCAAAGACGTCACGGCCCTCCTCACCACCGCGGCGCACGTCGGCGGGAACACCGACACCATTGCGCTCATCTGCGGGGCATACGCGGGCGCCGTCTACGGGAGATCCGCTCTCCCGCCGGATCTCCTCGAAGGACTCGAGGGAAGAGACGAGATCGAGTCCGTGGCCGCCCGGCTCTACGAACGCTACACCGCAAAGCCTTAA
- the argC gene encoding N-acetyl-gamma-glutamyl-phosphate reductase, giving the protein MEIAIIGASGYTGGELMRLLLHHPSADVVAATSRKLDGTPVASVHPHLRGLTDLVFRNAGAGDIDADFAFLAVPHTAAMKVAGTLAERGIRTVDLSADYRLPKDVYEKIYGVTHEAYFEAPYGLPELHRDEIRGASFVANPGCFPTGATLAAAPLAKFAHTIIYDSKTGVSGAGTSPSATTHYPNVGDNFSAYKWTSHRHLAEMKQEAARLGSTARCYFTPHLLPVNRGILTTAHILLREPMGQDEVEALYKKFYADEFFVRYQKPTLAAVRGTNFCDVAVESEGDRVVAVSAIDNLVKGASGQAIQNMNLMCGFAEDTGLRTAGMFP; this is encoded by the coding sequence ATGGAAATTGCGATTATCGGTGCATCCGGATACACCGGGGGCGAGTTGATGCGGCTCCTGCTGCACCATCCGTCCGCGGACGTCGTCGCCGCGACATCCCGGAAGCTGGACGGCACCCCCGTCGCCTCGGTGCACCCCCATCTCCGGGGTCTGACCGATCTCGTCTTCCGGAACGCCGGAGCCGGCGATATCGACGCCGACTTCGCCTTCCTCGCCGTCCCGCACACCGCGGCGATGAAGGTTGCCGGGACGCTTGCAGAGCGGGGGATCAGGACCGTCGACCTCTCGGCCGACTACCGCCTCCCGAAAGACGTCTACGAAAAGATCTACGGCGTGACCCACGAAGCCTACTTCGAGGCCCCCTACGGCCTGCCGGAACTCCACCGCGACGAGATCAGGGGCGCTTCCTTCGTCGCGAACCCGGGCTGCTTCCCGACGGGGGCGACGCTTGCGGCGGCGCCGCTCGCAAAATTCGCCCACACCATCATCTACGACTCAAAGACCGGGGTTTCGGGCGCGGGAACCTCCCCCTCCGCGACCACCCACTACCCGAACGTCGGCGACAACTTCAGCGCCTACAAGTGGACGAGCCACCGCCACCTCGCCGAGATGAAGCAGGAGGCCGCCCGGCTCGGTTCAACCGCCCGGTGCTACTTCACGCCCCACCTCCTCCCGGTGAACCGGGGCATCCTGACGACGGCCCATATCCTCCTCCGCGAGCCGATGGGGCAGGACGAGGTCGAGGCGCTCTATAAGAAGTTCTACGCCGACGAGTTCTTCGTCCGCTACCAGAAACCGACCCTCGCGGCCGTCCGCGGGACGAACTTCTGCGACGTCGCCGTCGAGAGCGAGGGCGACCGGGTCGTCGCGGTCTCGGCGATCGACAACCTGGTCAAGGGCGCGAGCGGCCAGGCGATCCAGAACATGAACCTGATGTGCGGGTTTGCGGAAGACACCGGTCTGCGCACCGCCGGGATGTTCCCCTGA
- a CDS encoding CBS domain-containing protein has product MKVRDVMTPDPVTVRVASTVSEAAGLLRKYHIGGLPVMDGDRVAGIVTETDILSLLDTGDISDDLWLPSPLEVIEVPVREFINWERTKRALTDIGNMEVRRVMSSPVIAIGEDSDIADAASLMLREGIARLPVLRDDNLVGIVTRADIVHGLGASSGEKS; this is encoded by the coding sequence ATGAAGGTAAGAGACGTTATGACCCCGGACCCCGTGACCGTCCGGGTCGCTTCAACGGTGAGCGAGGCGGCGGGACTGCTCCGGAAGTACCACATCGGCGGGCTTCCCGTGATGGACGGCGACCGGGTGGCGGGAATCGTCACCGAGACGGATATCCTCTCGCTCCTCGATACCGGGGACATCTCCGACGACCTCTGGCTCCCCTCGCCGCTCGAGGTGATCGAGGTCCCGGTCAGGGAGTTCATCAACTGGGAGCGGACGAAGCGTGCGCTCACCGATATCGGCAACATGGAGGTGCGGCGGGTGATGAGCAGCCCGGTCATCGCCATCGGCGAGGATTCGGATATTGCCGATGCGGCTTCCCTGATGCTCCGCGAGGGGATTGCACGCCTCCCGGTGCTCCGCGACGACAACCTGGTCGGGATCGTCACCCGGGCGGATATCGTCCACGGCCTCGGGGCGTCTTCGGGGGAGAAATCGTGA